The following coding sequences are from one Parabacteroides pacaensis window:
- a CDS encoding AMP nucleosidase → MKTKQEIVENWLPRYTERKLEDFTDYILLTNFAKYIELFATRFHVPVIGEKASMPNVSAEGITLINFGMGSANAATIMDLLSAIKPKGVLFLGKCGGLKTANKIGDYLLPIAAIRGEGTSDDYLPPEVPSLPAFSMLRAISSAIRDHGRDYWTGTVYTTNRRVWEYDTDFKEYLVSTHATGIDMETATLFTAGFVNEIPTGALLMVSDKPLDIGGIKTQESDQMVTQQFVQEHVDLGIDALRMMIDKKKTVRHIRFNW, encoded by the coding sequence ATGAAGACAAAACAAGAGATTGTAGAAAATTGGTTACCCAGATATACAGAGCGTAAGCTGGAAGACTTCACCGACTATATATTACTAACAAACTTTGCCAAGTACATAGAATTGTTTGCAACTCGCTTTCATGTGCCTGTTATCGGCGAAAAAGCCTCGATGCCTAACGTATCGGCAGAAGGAATTACCCTCATTAATTTTGGTATGGGAAGTGCGAATGCAGCAACTATAATGGATTTACTTTCAGCTATTAAACCTAAAGGGGTGCTTTTCCTCGGTAAGTGCGGCGGATTAAAGACTGCCAATAAAATAGGCGATTATCTGTTGCCTATCGCTGCGATTCGCGGGGAAGGAACTTCGGACGATTACCTTCCTCCTGAAGTGCCTTCTTTACCTGCATTTTCCATGCTCCGTGCTATCTCTTCGGCTATTCGCGATCATGGTCGTGATTATTGGACGGGTACCGTTTATACTACCAATCGCCGTGTTTGGGAATATGATACGGATTTTAAAGAATATCTGGTTAGCACTCATGCTACAGGAATCGATATGGAGACAGCAACGCTTTTTACAGCTGGATTTGTAAATGAAATCCCTACAGGAGCACTTTTAATGGTATCCGATAAGCCCTTGGATATAGGTGGTATTAAAACCCAGGAAAGCGACCAGATGGTAACGCAACAATTTGTCCAGGAACATGTAGATCTGGGAATAGATGCATTAAGAATGATGATTGACAAGAAGAAAACAGTCCGTCATATCCGTTTTAACTGGTAA
- a CDS encoding cellulase N-terminal Ig-like domain-containing protein, translated as MKIFDKIQYTYILISLFVVVFFLAFTEKKAETSTRIRINQVGYYPYAENTAVITGKNTRGEFYIRDKITNKVVTKSVLSKLRKSLFTEKYRERPRGHPDEPILILSPAALTKRQKGSFCLLLKAGMIQAYNNIL; from the coding sequence ATGAAAATATTCGATAAAATTCAATATACATATATTCTTATTTCTTTATTCGTTGTTGTATTTTTTCTAGCTTTTACGGAAAAGAAAGCTGAAACTAGTACAAGAATACGGATAAATCAGGTAGGATATTATCCATACGCTGAAAATACAGCCGTTATAACAGGTAAGAATACGCGGGGAGAATTCTATATCCGGGATAAAATAACAAATAAAGTAGTAACAAAAAGTGTATTATCTAAGCTAAGAAAGTCTTTATTTACAGAAAAGTATCGGGAACGGCCTAGAGGACATCCGGATGAACCTATTTTAATTCTCTCTCCGGCAGCGTTGACTAAACGGCAGAAAGGCAGTTTCTGTCTTCTCCTAAAAGCCGGTATGATACAGGCGTATAACAATATATTGTAA
- the holA gene encoding DNA polymerase III subunit delta has translation MAKKEYTFEEICREIRQKKFLPVYFLMGEEAFFMDQITDLIIENALDESERDFNQIILYGADTDVATIINAARRFPMMSKYQLVVVREAQMLKNIEELSFYVKKPLESTILVINHKYKTLDRRKSLASAVEKVGVLFESKKVPDYKLPGFITSYLQQRGIGIDPKAAQMLSDFLGNDLNKLTKELEKLNLLLSTQTKRITPELVEQNIGISKEYNNFELIKAIATKDVLKANRIAQHFDKNPKNNPIQMTLPVIFNYFMNLLICYYTPDKSDNSLMQALGLKGTFQLKDYQLGMKNYSAMKVFNLIADIRTCDAASKGINNNSASPGELLKELLYRILH, from the coding sequence ATGGCAAAAAAAGAATATACATTTGAAGAAATATGCCGGGAAATACGCCAAAAGAAATTTTTGCCTGTTTACTTCCTTATGGGAGAAGAGGCTTTCTTTATGGACCAGATCACTGATTTGATAATAGAAAATGCCCTGGACGAATCGGAAAGGGATTTTAATCAGATTATTTTATATGGAGCGGATACGGATGTTGCAACTATTATCAACGCGGCACGCCGTTTTCCGATGATGTCAAAATATCAATTGGTTGTAGTACGGGAAGCTCAAATGCTGAAGAATATAGAGGAATTATCGTTTTATGTAAAAAAGCCCCTTGAATCTACAATTCTGGTTATCAACCATAAATATAAAACGTTAGACCGCCGTAAATCTTTGGCTTCTGCTGTGGAAAAGGTCGGAGTGCTGTTTGAATCGAAAAAGGTTCCCGACTATAAGTTACCGGGCTTTATTACTTCTTATCTCCAACAAAGAGGAATCGGGATCGACCCTAAAGCTGCTCAAATGCTCTCAGACTTTCTAGGAAATGATTTAAACAAGCTTACGAAAGAGTTGGAGAAGTTGAACCTGTTGCTTTCTACACAAACAAAACGGATTACTCCGGAATTGGTCGAACAGAATATAGGGATCAGTAAAGAATACAATAACTTCGAATTAATCAAAGCCATCGCAACAAAAGACGTGTTGAAAGCAAATCGAATTGCACAGCACTTTGATAAGAACCCGAAGAATAACCCGATTCAAATGACCCTTCCTGTAATTTTTAACTATTTTATGAACCTCCTTATTTGCTATTATACACCCGATAAATCGGATAATTCTTTAATGCAGGCATTGGGTTTAAAAGGAACATTCCAATTAAAAGATTATCAATTGGGGATGAAAAATTATTCTGCAATGAAGGTTTTTAACCTAATTGCAGATATTCGTACGTGCGATGCAGCCTCAAAGGGTATAAATAACAATTCTGCATCACCCGGAGAGTTATTAAAAGAGCTTTTATATAGGATTTTACACTAA
- a CDS encoding DUF6913 domain-containing protein codes for MILTNYFIKRKVNKLVSSIPRNRKFKSLNEIDTILLLYHVSDSKEIEKCVLQLKKIGKKVYTCGYKAEEAPQGTDPEDDFHIYVQAKKEVNIWGMPSGAIVEKMNACRPDVIIDLTRRKEYVMQYLLLKCNCDFKTGIKEDENDLYDFSISGAKNKDLLYLFEQIIFYLQTIRSK; via the coding sequence ATGATTCTGACAAATTATTTTATTAAACGTAAAGTGAACAAATTGGTTTCGTCAATTCCCCGGAATCGTAAATTTAAGTCACTCAATGAAATCGATACCATTTTGTTACTTTATCATGTTTCCGATTCAAAAGAGATTGAGAAATGTGTTTTACAACTAAAGAAAATAGGAAAAAAAGTATATACTTGCGGCTATAAAGCGGAAGAAGCTCCACAAGGGACTGACCCGGAAGATGATTTTCATATTTATGTGCAGGCAAAAAAAGAAGTTAATATATGGGGAATGCCATCGGGAGCAATTGTGGAAAAAATGAATGCTTGCCGTCCTGACGTCATAATCGATTTAACCCGGAGAAAAGAGTATGTAATGCAATATCTTTTGCTAAAATGCAATTGTGATTTCAAAACAGGGATTAAGGAAGATGAAAATGACTTATATGATTTTTCTATCTCCGGAGCCAAAAATAAGGATTTGTTATATTTATTCGAGCAAATCATTTTTTATTTGCAGACTATCCGTTCTAAATGA
- the dapA gene encoding 4-hydroxy-tetrahydrodipicolinate synthase, whose translation MADINLRGMGVALITPFKEDESVDYEALAKLVDYQLQNGTDYLVVLGTTAETPTLTEDEKKKILRLVVDKVRGQIPIVLGLGGNCTRAIVEKLKNDDFEGVDAILSVVPYYNKPSQEGIYQHYKAIAEATKLPIVLYNVPGRTGVNMTAQTTLRIANDFNNVIAVKEASGNITQMDDIIKNKPARFNVISGDDGIAFPLITLGAVGVISVIGNAFPREFSRMVRLALAGDYASALTIHHGFTELFELLFVDGNPAGAKSMLNAMGFIKNKLRLPLVPTRITTFEKIREVLRGLSIKC comes from the coding sequence ATGGCAGACATTAATTTAAGAGGAATGGGAGTGGCTTTGATCACTCCATTCAAAGAAGATGAAAGCGTAGATTATGAAGCTCTGGCAAAATTGGTAGATTACCAACTTCAGAATGGCACAGACTATTTAGTAGTATTAGGTACTACTGCAGAAACCCCGACACTTACAGAAGATGAAAAGAAAAAAATACTCCGTCTTGTAGTTGATAAAGTTCGCGGGCAAATTCCTATTGTACTTGGTTTAGGAGGCAATTGTACGCGAGCAATAGTAGAAAAGCTGAAAAATGATGATTTTGAAGGCGTAGATGCCATCTTATCGGTTGTTCCTTATTACAATAAACCTTCTCAGGAAGGAATTTACCAACATTACAAAGCAATTGCCGAAGCTACTAAACTCCCTATCGTATTGTACAATGTTCCGGGAAGAACCGGTGTAAATATGACTGCACAGACTACATTACGTATCGCCAACGATTTCAATAATGTGATTGCTGTTAAAGAGGCATCAGGCAATATTACCCAAATGGATGACATTATCAAGAATAAGCCAGCCCGTTTTAATGTAATTTCCGGTGACGACGGGATTGCTTTTCCTCTGATCACTTTAGGTGCCGTAGGTGTTATTTCCGTAATCGGTAATGCTTTCCCCCGCGAATTCAGCCGTATGGTGCGCTTGGCTCTTGCCGGAGATTATGCAAGTGCTTTGACTATCCATCATGGATTTACAGAACTGTTTGAATTGCTTTTCGTTGACGGGAATCCAGCCGGAGCTAAAAGTATGCTGAATGCCATGGGATTTATTAAAAATAAGCTACGTTTACCTTTAGTTCCTACCCGGATTACTACCTTCGAAAAAATACGTGAAGTTTTACGTGGATTAAGTATAAAATGCTAA
- a CDS encoding type I restriction enzyme HsdR N-terminal domain-containing protein, producing the protein MPSLNLPYYAAKISEKDGKRFIYDVVRQKFVALTPEEWVRQHFINYLITEKNFPKELIAHEVALTLNGTSKRCDTVVYNRFLTPLMVIEYKAPHIEIKQTVFDQIVRYNIIMRVRYLVVSNGMNHYCCKIDYNKNTYAFINEIPEYKFLENDL; encoded by the coding sequence ATGCCTTCGTTAAACTTACCATATTATGCTGCTAAAATTTCAGAAAAGGACGGCAAACGTTTTATCTATGATGTAGTACGGCAAAAATTTGTAGCTCTTACTCCCGAAGAATGGGTCCGGCAACATTTTATAAATTACTTGATTACAGAAAAAAATTTCCCTAAAGAACTCATAGCTCACGAAGTTGCACTTACTTTGAATGGAACTTCTAAACGTTGTGATACCGTAGTTTACAACCGGTTTCTTACTCCTCTTATGGTAATAGAATACAAAGCCCCTCATATTGAAATTAAACAAACTGTGTTTGACCAGATTGTACGCTACAATATAATTATGCGAGTAAGATACTTAGTAGTAAGTAATGGTATGAATCACTATTGCTGTAAAATCGATTATAATAAAAATACTTACGCATTTATTAATGAAATTCCTGAATATAAGTTCCTAGAGAATGATTTATAA